A window from Leptothermofonsia sichuanensis E412 encodes these proteins:
- a CDS encoding DUF3318 domain-containing protein, translating to MEPDFEIRRLLEVMPASGRMMTKLKSKPEQSVVIDSPFPMPWMRERPIWINFDLWGRLAKPQRDLLILRTVCWLTGVRWFRPNLYQGLVVAGVVGTVVELVQSDPVGIIVAGGLTAIAGTQVWRHNRSPERELEADEAALKVAQRRGYSESEAARSLLTAIEAVAELEGRPSLNFTELLRCQNLKAIAGLSAVGIPDRLRQN from the coding sequence ATGGAGCCAGATTTTGAAATCCGTCGCCTGCTAGAAGTGATGCCTGCTTCTGGGCGCATGATGACTAAGCTGAAAAGCAAACCAGAGCAATCGGTCGTGATTGACAGCCCGTTTCCAATGCCCTGGATGCGAGAGCGTCCGATCTGGATAAATTTTGACCTGTGGGGACGGTTAGCCAAACCACAAAGGGATTTGTTGATTTTGCGGACAGTATGCTGGTTGACCGGAGTAAGGTGGTTTCGTCCAAATCTTTATCAGGGACTGGTGGTGGCTGGCGTTGTGGGGACTGTGGTGGAACTGGTGCAGTCCGATCCGGTAGGCATTATCGTGGCAGGGGGCTTAACCGCGATCGCTGGTACTCAGGTCTGGCGTCATAACCGCAGCCCTGAGCGAGAACTGGAAGCCGACGAAGCCGCTCTTAAAGTTGCTCAGCGGCGGGGCTACAGCGAATCTGAGGCTGCCCGCTCCTTACTCACAGCAATTGAAGCCGTTGCTGAACTGGAAGGTCGTCCTAGTCTGAACTTTACCGAATTACTCCGGTGTCAGAATTTGAAAGCGATCGCAGGACTTTCTGCGGTAGGGATTCCCGATCGCCTCCGGCAAAATTAG
- a CDS encoding DUF1361 domain-containing protein, with product MQDKLYELLHALNTIYSGWILWNLFLAIIPLVLSFWLFRRKTPERLPIWWILLAIYIAFLPNAPYLLTDIVHLIRGIRVGYSAAVISLIFVPLHFCAILIGFEAYVIALINQGHYLKRIGLRQYVLWSELVTHFLCAIGIFLGRFRRYNSWDLVSDPRDLLYQTLDDLTSKLPLLIIVVTFIILTVLYWVMKQVTLGLILRIRYARMGKDVD from the coding sequence ATGCAAGATAAGTTATACGAACTGCTCCACGCACTAAATACCATCTATAGTGGCTGGATTCTTTGGAATCTGTTTCTGGCAATTATTCCCCTCGTACTGAGTTTCTGGTTATTTCGCCGAAAAACGCCTGAACGGCTGCCGATCTGGTGGATTCTGTTGGCAATCTACATTGCCTTTTTACCCAATGCCCCCTATTTGCTGACCGATATTGTTCATCTGATCCGGGGCATTCGAGTGGGCTATTCCGCGGCAGTCATCAGCCTCATCTTTGTGCCTCTGCACTTCTGCGCCATTTTGATAGGGTTTGAAGCCTATGTCATCGCTCTGATCAATCAGGGACATTATCTGAAACGCATCGGGCTGAGACAGTATGTTCTCTGGAGTGAACTGGTGACCCATTTTCTATGTGCGATCGGTATTTTCCTTGGCAGGTTCCGGCGCTACAACAGTTGGGATCTGGTTTCCGATCCCAGAGATCTCCTTTACCAGACGTTAGACGATTTAACCTCCAAACTTCCCCTGCTCATTATCGTGGTGACATTTATCATTCTCACTGTTTTGTACTGGGTGATGAAACAGGTCACCCTTGGACTGATCCTGCGAATTCGCTATGCCCGGATGGGAAAAGACGTGGACTGA
- a CDS encoding peptidoglycan-binding domain-containing protein — protein sequence METLAFIHTAISFEDPNPDPEVKVFDHLDMAVPSSTLMGLAGAAVAVTVLSGTPGKANAAPAILGRGSTGAEVQAVQAALGIQADGNYDEKTETAVTDFQIRQGLKAIDGIVGKETATALGLDEAYRPVGYVYTNSGIGLNIRSGPGLGYYIIGGAPDGAFLYQDYETVVYNHGYAWTPLYTGGWVASDYTYEPYYPVSYYGGETYNGGYYPVSYRGGCYRGCYRPTAYYYYGKCGSTYIY from the coding sequence ATGGAGACATTAGCGTTTATTCACACGGCCATCAGCTTCGAAGACCCTAACCCCGATCCTGAGGTAAAGGTGTTTGATCATCTGGACATGGCAGTACCGTCCTCTACCCTGATGGGATTGGCGGGCGCAGCCGTTGCCGTAACTGTGCTGAGCGGCACCCCTGGTAAAGCTAATGCGGCACCCGCCATTCTGGGTCGTGGCAGCACAGGTGCTGAAGTTCAGGCAGTTCAGGCAGCCCTCGGTATCCAGGCCGATGGCAACTACGATGAAAAAACCGAAACGGCAGTCACTGATTTCCAGATTCGCCAGGGTCTGAAGGCGATCGATGGCATTGTGGGGAAAGAAACCGCGACAGCTTTGGGGCTGGATGAAGCCTACCGTCCCGTTGGGTATGTGTACACCAACAGTGGGATCGGGTTGAATATCCGCAGTGGTCCCGGTCTGGGATACTACATCATTGGTGGTGCTCCTGATGGAGCTTTCCTGTACCAGGACTATGAAACGGTTGTTTACAACCACGGTTATGCCTGGACCCCCCTCTACACCGGAGGATGGGTGGCTTCAGACTACACCTATGAACCCTACTACCCGGTTAGCTACTATGGGGGGGAGACCTATAATGGGGGCTATTATCCTGTCAGCTACAGGGGTGGTTGCTATCGCGGCTGCTATAGACCCACGGCTTACTACTACTACGGCAAATGTGGCAGCACCTATATCTACTAA